A genomic window from Triticum urartu cultivar G1812 chromosome 7, Tu2.1, whole genome shotgun sequence includes:
- the LOC125521679 gene encoding uncharacterized protein LOC125521679 — MLRLRRCVLTQLLSSRPASPVSQLRRLISAAAPVVSPNPSFAVENYLVDTCGLTGAQALKASAKLNHLRSPSNPDAVLAFLAGLGLSSAHVAALVAKDPKFLCAGVERTLAPVVLGLTGLGLSHPEIARLVSLGGAQFRCRSIVSSLQYYLHLFGSAEKLFRALKYGSCLLSSDLELVIKPNVAFLEECGLGACDIAKLCTYAPWLLSTKLERLQAMVACAEGIGVPRGSGMFRQALQVAFYGEEKITAKVDHLKNMFRWSDAEVRIAVCKAPMVLTLSKDLLQRKSEFLVSEVGLEPAYIAHRLTLLTYSLEGRLRPRYYAVKFLKENGLLDHGRDYYAAVVLREKVFMEKFICPHKKAAPQLAKDYAAACRGEVPARFRFT, encoded by the coding sequence atgcTCCGGCTTCGGCGCTGCGTCCTCACCCAGCTCCTCTCGTCTCGGCCCGCCTCTCCCGTCTCCCAGCTCCGCCGCCTCATCTCTGCCGCCGCGCCCGTCGTCTCCCCGAACCCTAGCTTCGCGGTGGAGAACTACCTCGTCGACACCTGCGGCCTCACCGGGGCCCAGGCACTCAAGGCCTCCGCCAAGCTCAACCACCTCAGGTCCCCCTCTAATCCCGACGCCGTCCTCGCCTTCCTCGCCGGCCTCGGCCTCTCCAGCGCTCAcgtcgccgccctcgtcgccAAGGACCCCAAGTTCCTCTGCGCCGGCGTGGAGAGGACCCTGGCCCCCGTCGTCCTCGGGCTCACCGGCCTCGGTCTCTCGCATCCTGAGATCGCGCGCCTCGTCTCGCTCGGCGGCGCCCAGTTCCGTTGTAGATCTATCGTCTCCAGCCTACAGTACTACCTGCACCTCTTCGGCTCCGCCGAGAAGCTCTTCCGGGCGCTCAAGTACGGCTCCTGCCTTCTCTCGTCCGACCTTGAGCTTGTGATCAAGCCCAACGTCGCGTTCCTGGAGGAGTGCGGGCTCGGCGCTTGCGATATTGCCAAGCTGTGCACCTACGCGCCATGGTTGCTTAGCACCAAGCTGGAGCGTCTCCAGGCAATGGTCGCATGCGCCGAAGGCATAGGCGTGCCTCGGGGCTCCGGGATGTTCAGGCAAGCGCTGCAGGTCGCATTCTACGGCgaggagaagatcacagccaaaGTGGACCACTTGAAGAACATGTTCAGGTGGTCGGATGCTGAGGTGCGCATTGCTGTTTGCAAAGCTCCAATGGTGCTGACGTTGTCCAAGGACCTGCTGCAGAGGAAGTCAGAGTTCCTGGTCTCTGAAGTTGGGTTGGAACCGGCATACATTGCTCATCGGTTGACATTGCTCACTTACAGCCTAGAGGGCCGGCTAAGGCCCCGGTACTATGCTGTAAAGTTTCTTAAGGAAAATGGATTGCTAGATCATGGACGAGACTACTATGCTGCAGTTGTGCTGCGCGAGAAGGTATTCATGGAGAAGTTCATATGCCCTCACAAGAAAGCTGCACCGCAACTCGCCAAAGACTATGCAGCAGCTTGCAGAGGGGAAGTGCCGGCTAGATTCAGATTTACATGA
- the LOC125521678 gene encoding potassium channel KOR1-like isoform X1, with protein sequence MARSRRTPAGEEDAEKEYEVDVEPDRWKSSSSRNSRLELMGRLPPLRRLSRIPGAADADAGGGFLRGLVIHPDNKLYRSWTRFIVGWAVYSSFLTPFEFGFFRGLPKKLFFLDIVGQIAFLVDIVLKFLVAYRDPDTYRIVYNPNSIALRYCKSSFIFDLLGCFPWDAIYKASGHKEELRYLLWIRLTRVLKVREFFTELEKDIRVNYLFTRIVKLIVVELYCTHTAACIFYYLATTLPESMEGYTWIGSLQLGDYSYSHFREIDLATRYVTSMYFAIVTMATVGYGDIHAINVREMIFVMIYVSFDMVLGAYLIGNMTAMIVKGSATERFRDKMKEVIRYMNRNRLGKDIREQIKGHLRLQYESSCTEASVLRDIPVSIRAKISQTLYMPYIERTPLFKGCSEEFLQQIVIRLQEEFFLPEEVILEQGSAVDQLYFVCQGALEGAAVGEDGQETILMLEQGNSFGEIAILCNIPQPYTVRVCELCRLLRLDKESFAHILEIYFTDGRKLLSNLTESDEYGKRVKHIESDITFHIGKQEEELTLRVNNAAFYGDLHQLTGLIRAGANPKNSDYDRRSPLHLAASRGYEDIVQFLIHQGADINLTADKFGNTPLLEAVRQGHDRVATLLFSKGAKLNLENAGSHLCIAVSKGDSDFIRGALAYGADPNSKDYDHRNPLHIAAAEGLYIMAKLLVEAGASVLATDRRGTTPLDEGHKSGSKPLIMLLEQAKADELSKFPTRGEEVRDKMHTRRCSVFPYHPWDTDAKRKEGVMLWIPHTINELIGSAQEKLGLSSSCMRLLCQDGATVQDVDMVNDGQKLYLVGDKDMGDSE encoded by the exons ATGGCGAGGTCGAGGAGGACGCCGGCGGGGGAGGAGGACGCGGAGAAGGAGTACGAGGTGGACGTGGAGCCCGACCGGTGGAAGTCGTCGTCGTCGCGGAACAGCCGGCTCGAGCTCATGGGCCGCCTCCCCCCGCTCCGCCGCCTAAGCCGCATCCCGGGAGCCGCAGACGCCGACGCCGGGGGCGGGTTCCTCCGCGGCCTCGTCATCCACCCCGACAACAA GTTGTACCGGTCATGGACTAGGTTCATAGTGGGTTGGGCAGTGTACAGTTCCTTCCTTACACCCTTCGAATTTGGATTCTTCAGGGGACTCCCTAAGAAATTGTTCTTCTTGGACATAGTTGGTCAGATTGCCTTCCTTGTTGATATTGTCCTGAAGTTTCTTGTGGCCTACCGTGACCCTGACACATACCGCATCGTATACAATCCAAACTCTATAGCCCTCCG GTATTGCAAATCAAGCttcatttttgatctccttggtTGCTTTCCATGGGATGCTATCTACAAG GCTTCTGGCCATAAAGAAGAACTGAGATACCTACTATGGATTCGCTTAACACGAGTGCTGAAGGTCAGGGAATTCTTCACAGAATTGGAAAAGGACATCCGTGTGAATTACCTGTTCACAAGAATAGTAAAACTCATAGTTGTGGAGCTCTATTGTACACACACAGCAGCTTGTATCTTCTATTACCTGGCAACAACACTTCCTGAATCAATGGAGGGATATACATGGATCGGGAGCTTGCAGCTAGGAGACTATAGCTATTCCCATTTCAGGGAGATTGATCTTGCCACGCGTTATGTTACATCAATGTACTTTGCCATTGTCACCATGGCAACTGTTG GCTACGGTGACATTCATGCTATAAATGTTAGGGAAATGATATTTGTCATGATTTATGTTTCCTTTGATATGGTTCTTGGTGCTTACCTTATCGGTAACATGACTGCAATGATTGTGAAAGGCTCGGCAACCGAGCGATTCAGGGATAAAATGAAAGAAGTTATCAGGTATATGAACAGAAATAGACTTGGAAAGGACATCAGAGAACAGATCAAGGGGCATTTGAGGTTGCAGTATGAGAGCAGCTGCACTGAAGCCTCTGTACTTCGGGACATTCCTGTTTCTATTCGTGCAAAG ATTTCTCAAACACTGTACATGCCATACATTGAAAGGACTCCATTGTTCAAAGGATGTTCGGAAGAATTCCTTCAACAGATT GTGATTAGGCTGCAAGAAGAGTTCTTCTTACCAGAAGAAGTTATTTTGGAGCAAGGGAGTGCGGTTGACCAGTTATACTTTGTCTGTCAGGGTGCACTG GAAGGTGCTGCCGTTGGCGAAGATGGTCAAGAGACTATTCTTATGTTGGAGCAAGGGAATTCTTTTGGAGAAATTGCTATTCTCTGCAACATTCCACAGCCCTACACTGTTCGTGTTTGCGAACTTTGCAGGCTCTTACGGTTGGATAAAGAATCCTTCGCGCACATATTGGAGATTTATTTCACTGATGGAAGAAAACTTTTGAGCAATCTTACCGAG AGCGATGAATACGGCAAACGGGTTAAACACATAGAATCAGATATCACTTTCCATATAGGAAAGCAAGAGGAAGAGCTTACCTTAAGAGTTAATAACGCCGCTTTTTATGGCGACCTTCATCAGTTGACTGGCTTAATCCGGGCTGGAGCCAATCCAAAGAATAGTGATTATGATAGGCGGTCTCCTTTG CATCTTGCAGCTTCCAGAGGGTATGAAGATATTGTGCAGTTCCTTATCCATCAAGGGGCTGATATCAATCTGACTG CAGATAAATTTGGGAACACGCCCTTACTAGAGGCGGTGAGGCAGGGGCATGATAGAGTGGCCACATTACTCTTCAGCAAAGGAGCCAAGCTGAACCTCGAGAATGCCGGTAGCCATCTCTGCATAGCAGTATCGAAGGGAGACTCTGATTTCATTCGGGGGGCTCTAGCTTATGGTGCTGACCCAAACTCGAAAGACTACGACCACCGCAATCCTCTCCACATAGCCGCTGCAGAGGGCTTGTATATTATGGCGAAGTTGCTGGTAGAAGCTGGCGCAAGTGTGCTTGCAACAGACAG ACGCGGTACTACTCCTCTGGATGAAGGACACAAGTCCGGGAGTAAGCCACTTATAATGCTGCTTGAACAGGCGAAAGCCGACGAGCTCTCCAAGTTCCCCACACGAGGCGAAGAAGTGAGAG ATAAGATGCATACACGACGATGCTCCGTGTTCCCTTACCATCCATGGGATACTGATGCCAAGCGAAAGGAGGGGGTGATGTTGTGGATTCCTCACACTATCAATGAACTCATCGGGTCAGCCCAGGAGAAGCTGGGTTTGTCCAGCTCATGCATGCGCTTGCTCTGTCAGGATGGCGCGACGGTCCAGGATGTGGACATGGTCAATGACGGGCAGAAGCTCTATCTGGTTGGAGACAAGGACATGGGTGACAGCGAGTAG
- the LOC125521678 gene encoding potassium channel KOR1-like isoform X2: MARSRRTPAGEEDAEKEYEVDVEPDRWKSSSSRNSRLELMGRLPPLRRLSRIPGAADADAGGGFLRGLVIHPDNKLYRSWTRFIVGWAVYSSFLTPFEFGFFRGLPKKLFFLDIVGQIAFLVDIVLKFLVAYRDPDTYRIVYNPNSIALRYCKSSFIFDLLGCFPWDAIYKASGHKEELRYLLWIRLTRVLKVREFFTELEKDIRVNYLFTRIVKLIVVELYCTHTAACIFYYLATTLPESMEGYTWIGSLQLGDYSYSHFREIDLATRYVTSMYFAIVTMATVGYGDIHAINVREMIFVMIYVSFDMVLGAYLIGNMTAMIVKGSATERFRDKMKEVIRYMNRNRLGKDIREQIKGHLRLQYESSCTEASVLRDIPVSIRAKISQTLYMPYIERTPLFKGCSEEFLQQIVIRLQEEFFLPEEVILEQGSAVDQLYFVCQGALEGAAVGEDGQETILMLEQGNSFGEIAILCNIPQPYTVRVCELCRLLRLDKESFAHILEIYFTDGRKLLSNLTESDEYGKRVKHIESDITFHIGKQEEELTLRVNNAAFYGDLHQLTGLIRAGANPKNSDYDRRSPLHLAASRGYEDIVQFLIHQGADINLTDKFGNTPLLEAVRQGHDRVATLLFSKGAKLNLENAGSHLCIAVSKGDSDFIRGALAYGADPNSKDYDHRNPLHIAAAEGLYIMAKLLVEAGASVLATDRRGTTPLDEGHKSGSKPLIMLLEQAKADELSKFPTRGEEVRDKMHTRRCSVFPYHPWDTDAKRKEGVMLWIPHTINELIGSAQEKLGLSSSCMRLLCQDGATVQDVDMVNDGQKLYLVGDKDMGDSE, from the exons ATGGCGAGGTCGAGGAGGACGCCGGCGGGGGAGGAGGACGCGGAGAAGGAGTACGAGGTGGACGTGGAGCCCGACCGGTGGAAGTCGTCGTCGTCGCGGAACAGCCGGCTCGAGCTCATGGGCCGCCTCCCCCCGCTCCGCCGCCTAAGCCGCATCCCGGGAGCCGCAGACGCCGACGCCGGGGGCGGGTTCCTCCGCGGCCTCGTCATCCACCCCGACAACAA GTTGTACCGGTCATGGACTAGGTTCATAGTGGGTTGGGCAGTGTACAGTTCCTTCCTTACACCCTTCGAATTTGGATTCTTCAGGGGACTCCCTAAGAAATTGTTCTTCTTGGACATAGTTGGTCAGATTGCCTTCCTTGTTGATATTGTCCTGAAGTTTCTTGTGGCCTACCGTGACCCTGACACATACCGCATCGTATACAATCCAAACTCTATAGCCCTCCG GTATTGCAAATCAAGCttcatttttgatctccttggtTGCTTTCCATGGGATGCTATCTACAAG GCTTCTGGCCATAAAGAAGAACTGAGATACCTACTATGGATTCGCTTAACACGAGTGCTGAAGGTCAGGGAATTCTTCACAGAATTGGAAAAGGACATCCGTGTGAATTACCTGTTCACAAGAATAGTAAAACTCATAGTTGTGGAGCTCTATTGTACACACACAGCAGCTTGTATCTTCTATTACCTGGCAACAACACTTCCTGAATCAATGGAGGGATATACATGGATCGGGAGCTTGCAGCTAGGAGACTATAGCTATTCCCATTTCAGGGAGATTGATCTTGCCACGCGTTATGTTACATCAATGTACTTTGCCATTGTCACCATGGCAACTGTTG GCTACGGTGACATTCATGCTATAAATGTTAGGGAAATGATATTTGTCATGATTTATGTTTCCTTTGATATGGTTCTTGGTGCTTACCTTATCGGTAACATGACTGCAATGATTGTGAAAGGCTCGGCAACCGAGCGATTCAGGGATAAAATGAAAGAAGTTATCAGGTATATGAACAGAAATAGACTTGGAAAGGACATCAGAGAACAGATCAAGGGGCATTTGAGGTTGCAGTATGAGAGCAGCTGCACTGAAGCCTCTGTACTTCGGGACATTCCTGTTTCTATTCGTGCAAAG ATTTCTCAAACACTGTACATGCCATACATTGAAAGGACTCCATTGTTCAAAGGATGTTCGGAAGAATTCCTTCAACAGATT GTGATTAGGCTGCAAGAAGAGTTCTTCTTACCAGAAGAAGTTATTTTGGAGCAAGGGAGTGCGGTTGACCAGTTATACTTTGTCTGTCAGGGTGCACTG GAAGGTGCTGCCGTTGGCGAAGATGGTCAAGAGACTATTCTTATGTTGGAGCAAGGGAATTCTTTTGGAGAAATTGCTATTCTCTGCAACATTCCACAGCCCTACACTGTTCGTGTTTGCGAACTTTGCAGGCTCTTACGGTTGGATAAAGAATCCTTCGCGCACATATTGGAGATTTATTTCACTGATGGAAGAAAACTTTTGAGCAATCTTACCGAG AGCGATGAATACGGCAAACGGGTTAAACACATAGAATCAGATATCACTTTCCATATAGGAAAGCAAGAGGAAGAGCTTACCTTAAGAGTTAATAACGCCGCTTTTTATGGCGACCTTCATCAGTTGACTGGCTTAATCCGGGCTGGAGCCAATCCAAAGAATAGTGATTATGATAGGCGGTCTCCTTTG CATCTTGCAGCTTCCAGAGGGTATGAAGATATTGTGCAGTTCCTTATCCATCAAGGGGCTGATATCAATCTGACTG ATAAATTTGGGAACACGCCCTTACTAGAGGCGGTGAGGCAGGGGCATGATAGAGTGGCCACATTACTCTTCAGCAAAGGAGCCAAGCTGAACCTCGAGAATGCCGGTAGCCATCTCTGCATAGCAGTATCGAAGGGAGACTCTGATTTCATTCGGGGGGCTCTAGCTTATGGTGCTGACCCAAACTCGAAAGACTACGACCACCGCAATCCTCTCCACATAGCCGCTGCAGAGGGCTTGTATATTATGGCGAAGTTGCTGGTAGAAGCTGGCGCAAGTGTGCTTGCAACAGACAG ACGCGGTACTACTCCTCTGGATGAAGGACACAAGTCCGGGAGTAAGCCACTTATAATGCTGCTTGAACAGGCGAAAGCCGACGAGCTCTCCAAGTTCCCCACACGAGGCGAAGAAGTGAGAG ATAAGATGCATACACGACGATGCTCCGTGTTCCCTTACCATCCATGGGATACTGATGCCAAGCGAAAGGAGGGGGTGATGTTGTGGATTCCTCACACTATCAATGAACTCATCGGGTCAGCCCAGGAGAAGCTGGGTTTGTCCAGCTCATGCATGCGCTTGCTCTGTCAGGATGGCGCGACGGTCCAGGATGTGGACATGGTCAATGACGGGCAGAAGCTCTATCTGGTTGGAGACAAGGACATGGGTGACAGCGAGTAG